Genomic DNA from Gimesia aquarii:
CGATCATGTCAAACGGTGGTACAAAGTAACCTATTACAATCACTGCGAAACCCGCAACAAGCCCGATTTTTGCTGCGAGCGAAGGGACACGTTTAGTTAGCATTCCAATGAGAACCACGGCAAAGATGGGAATGAAATAAATGCCATTCATCTTTTGCAGGTAACCAAAGATGCTGGTTGTATTTGCTAACAGGGGGGCGATACACATTGCCACAACTGCGACAATCCATCCGAATATTTTTCCAGATTTGACTACTTCTTTTTCACTGGCTTCCTGTCTGAGAATATTTTTGTAAAGTCCAAGACTGAATAACGTGCAGGAACTATTCAAAGCGGAATTAAAGCTGGAAAGGATTGCGCCGATCATGGCTGCTGCAAAGAACCCTGTTAAGTGATCAGGTAAAGTATGCCTCACCAATAAGCCATATGAATCGTCTGCTTTAATATTTTGACCATTAAACATGGTAAAGGCGATCATTCCGGGGATCACCAGATAAATTGGCCCCAATAGTTTCAATGCACCCGTTAACAAAACACCCTTCTGTCCTTCAGCTAAACTGCTGGCTCCAAAGGTACGCTGAATGATTTGCTGGTTGGTAGTCCAGTAAAAGAGGTTTAACAGAAAAATACCTGAGAAAATTGTGCCAAAGGGAACTGATGATTCGGGGCTACCGATCGAATTGAAACGTTCTTTCTGTTGATCCAAAAGCAACTGTGTTCCAGCTGAAATACCACCCTCGCCACCAAGCATCGACAATGCATATCCGGTGATCAAAAAACCGCCGACAAACAAACCGATGCCATTTAAGGTGTCAGAAACTGCGACTGTTCGCAAACCACCAAACAAAGCATAGATTGATCCAATGATTCCCACGCACCAGACGATCAGCCATAGAGCGGTCGTTTCAGGATCGATTCCGAGTAATTCCGGCAAGCTACCCAACATGGAAGGTAGGTCTAGAATTCCGACCATTCCGGTTGCCCCTGTATAAAGAATGATCGGGAGCAGAATACCCACATAAGCCAACAGGAAGATCAGATTCGTAATTACCTGTGTTTGGTGATCGAATCGAATTCCGAGGTACTCAGGCACAGTTGCTACGCCACTTTTTAAGAAGCGTGGAAGAAAGAACCATGCCATAAAGACCAGAGCGACAACACAGGCCACTTCCCAAACCATCACACACAGACCATCTGTGAAAGCCGCACCGTTCAATCCAACCATCTGCTCAGTGGAGAGGTTTGTGAGCAAAAGCGAGCCAGCAATCAAGGGAAACGTAAGCGATCGACCCGCAAGGAAGTAGCCACTACTGCTGTCATGGTCATCACGGCGTGTAATCCACCAGGTGAGGATGGCCACCAATCCTGTAAAGAACAAGAAAGAAACGAGAGTGAGCAGCATGTTAATGGGTCCAGATATTGTCTTTAGACTATGATTTAGGAGTGTTAAATATTTATAAGGTGTTTATTAAACAGTGTTGCAATACATTACACATCCTTCGTTCTAATTTCCACTAACGCAGCTTCCATTATTCTTCCTCATTTTTTATTCAATGCACTCTGTTTGTTACTTTTGTTAATTTATTTTAATCGCCTAAGCTCAAGCGTTTGTTTGATTTTGACAGGTTGTTTCGTTCTCTGCTCGAACAGACGCCATGCAACGAGGAGATTTACCAAAACAAAGAGAGGAACTCCGATCATGGCAGCAATTGACATTGGGAAAGCAAATACGGCGCGTGCATCTGGTTGAGCGTCAAATACCTGTAAAGGTCCGGGTAGGCCAAGTTGAAGTAAGAGAGGTGCCGCGGGGACGATGACGAAGGCGCCGATCA
This window encodes:
- a CDS encoding solute:sodium symporter family transporter — its product is MLLTLVSFLFFTGLVAILTWWITRRDDHDSSSGYFLAGRSLTFPLIAGSLLLTNLSTEQMVGLNGAAFTDGLCVMVWEVACVVALVFMAWFFLPRFLKSGVATVPEYLGIRFDHQTQVITNLIFLLAYVGILLPIILYTGATGMVGILDLPSMLGSLPELLGIDPETTALWLIVWCVGIIGSIYALFGGLRTVAVSDTLNGIGLFVGGFLITGYALSMLGGEGGISAGTQLLLDQQKERFNSIGSPESSVPFGTIFSGIFLLNLFYWTTNQQIIQRTFGASSLAEGQKGVLLTGALKLLGPIYLVIPGMIAFTMFNGQNIKADDSYGLLVRHTLPDHLTGFFAAAMIGAILSSFNSALNSSCTLFSLGLYKNILRQEASEKEVVKSGKIFGWIVAVVAMCIAPLLANTTSIFGYLQKMNGIYFIPIFAVVLIGMLTKRVPSLAAKIGLVAGFAVIVIGYFVPPFDMIVASLHDYHFLGIVFNWLMILMLVIGEIVPRETEFVQEDVGAVDMTPWQLAKPAGIILILIVFSIYVTFADFSVLGSNRS